A region from the Pseudomonadota bacterium genome encodes:
- a CDS encoding transcriptional regulator: protein MALTRDFKETIKARAETDAAFRSALLTEALECFLSGDAETGKAVLRDYINATIGFEALGEETGRPPKSLMRMLGPRGNPQARNLFDVIAHLQKREGVRVEVRLAR, encoded by the coding sequence ATGGCCCTGACACGGGATTTCAAAGAGACCATCAAGGCGCGGGCAGAGACCGACGCGGCTTTCCGCAGTGCGCTTTTGACCGAAGCCCTTGAATGCTTTCTATCCGGCGATGCGGAGACCGGCAAGGCGGTTTTGCGTGATTACATCAACGCCACCATCGGCTTTGAGGCATTGGGAGAAGAGACCGGCAGACCGCCGAAAAGCCTGATGCGGATGCTGGGTCCCCGTGGCAACCCGCAAGCGCGGAACCTCTTTGATGTGATCGCCCATTTGCAAAAGCGTGAAGGCGTTCGTGTCGAGGTCCGTCTGGCCCGGTAG